In Pseudomonadota bacterium, the DNA window GGGTGTCGTGTCCGCGACGTCCTGCTCGGCATCCTCCAGGAGGCGCACGACGCCGTCGGAGAGCCGTGCGTCATGCGGTGCGATGGCGAGGTTCGAGTCGGAGCCGCTCGGAAGGGCGTCAGAGCCTGATAAGTTCCGCTTATCGCTAACACCTTCGGAGTCCTGCGCCTGGGCCTCCTCGGACACCTTCGCCGGCGGCTCCGGAGCATCCTGGAGGACGGGGTCGGACTCAGTTATCGAAAACTCCATCATCGAGAGGAGTATACCACACGGAACAGTGCAAACCCTGCGGTTTGTGCCGTAGTGTAGGTTATTTTTGACGGCGGTCCTGAAGGCGGCTACCCTGCCGTCATGGCAAAGCAGAAGACGTCGGTGGTCACCGAGGCCACCGGGAACCGAGTGCGACTCGCCGTCGCGATCCCGCCCGAGCTGCTGGAGCGGGCGAAGAACGCCGTTTTCTACACGCCGGGGCTGACGCTCGCCGCGCTCACCGAGGTGGCGCTCGTCGCGCAGCTCGACCGGTTAGAGAAGCGGAACGGCGGCCCGTACCCGGCGAGGACGTCGGCGCTTCGCGTCGGACGGCCGGTGAGGTAGTCGGGGCCGTCATCTGTGCCCGGACAGCAGCTTGTGGTTCTGGGCGGGCGATACAGCGCGAAGCTCACTCCCCCCACACGACCCCGCCGTCGGAGAGGACGAAGTCGACTGGGGAGGAGACGCAGCGGACACCACTGGCAGAGCCGGGACTACCGAGTGTGCCCATGCGATAGGAAATGCGCGTCGTCCTCGCTTCTGTGCTGACTCCGCCACCTTTGAGCAAAGGTCCATCACCAATCCTCGGCGGAGGGTCGGTGCAGCCGTCCGCACACCAGGAGTGGTCCGCGTCTTTGTGATCCAGCACCCATTCTGCGGCGTTGCCGTACATCCCCCTTGTTCCCGCCGGGCTCTCGCAATCACCTGCATAGTTGTCATCGAAGGGGATGCAGCACGGATCTTGGCACCCGGCGTTGGAACACTCCGAATCATACGAGTCTCGACAGCAGTCATACACGCCGTACCAGCAGTTTTTGTGCTCCCACGCACAGGGGTAGATCCACCTCGTCTGCCCCCGTGCCGCCGCCTCCCACTCCGCCTCCGTGGGCAAACGCTTCCCGCGGTACTCGCAGTATAACTTCGCGCCCTCCCAGCTCAATCCGCCGGTCGCCGCCTCGATAGGACGAGAGCCACATACTCCTTCGGTAGGATAATATCCGACTTCGTTTTCGGCGATCCCCAACACCGGCGAGAATCCACTATCCATTCCGGCGACCCACATCGATACGTGCCCCTCCACCCTGTAGATATACCCGTCCCAAGCGTACTCTTCCTGAGAGAGCAGCCAGTTCAGGTACG includes these proteins:
- a CDS encoding formylglycine-generating enzyme family protein codes for the protein PGPGTVCVPGGRYLMGCMPYDLQCKQNETPMVEVALSPFWIDKKEATLEEIIPYLNWLLSQEEYAWDGYIYRVEGHVSMWVAGMDSGFSPVLGIAENEVGYYPTEGVCGSRPIEAATGGLSWEGAKLYCEYRGKRLPTEAEWEAAARGQTRWIYPCAWEHKNCWYGVYDCCRDSYDSECSNAGCQDPCCIPFDDNYAGDCESPAGTRGMYGNAAEWVLDHKDADHSWCADGCTDPPPRIGDGPLLKGGGVSTEARTTRISYRMGTLGSPGSASGVRCVSSPVDFVLSDGGVVWGE